Genomic segment of Mercurialis annua linkage group LG6, ddMerAnnu1.2, whole genome shotgun sequence:
aaaccgaaccaaactgaaaacGAACTATCAAATCAGATCATTGAAGTTTGATATTATAACAAAGTTTGATTTTTCGGTTCAATTCATTTTCAacataaaaattagttaaactGAACACTCAACCGAACTAGCCGATTCGGTTTggtttaaaaactttaattccttaaaattttgatttggtctaaaaaaaatggaaaattttgGTTCCGAAACGAATGCAGGAACCTAATCTTAGGTTAGCAGAATTCTCTTTGTATAGAGACATACAATCTTAGCTAGGCAGACAGAAAATAGAATATTATAGTTATAAGTAAAGCTTAGTACATTTAACAagagaaggaagaagaagaagaaacttaGGGATTAATGAAAGGAGCTAGACATTGAGAGGTATTCTTTTGTAATATAGAATGTGCAAGCTTTTAGAAAGTATGATAAATCTAAGTTGCAGGGTTAAGGTACATTACATGCCATTTTGCCTACTAAAAAAGACtgcaaatttttttcttttattcttcCTCTACTGCATAACTAGACAAACAAAAAGGTTTTCTTCCATTAcctatctttttctttttttcctctAAAAAAAATGTTCACTTGCATATGTCATCTTCCATAAGGGAATCTCATCCTAACAAACCTTCCTTTTCCCCTTCCAACCCTAATTATTATCAAACCTTCTTTTCTCTATGCTTTTCTCTCTTTTCCCCTTCTCCAAATCCCCATGCACTACACTAATTTCTACAACCCTCTTGAGTATATATCACCCATTCATTTCAGTTGAGAGAGAATAAAGAAATGACAATGAGTAAAGGTTCATCTCAATCCTTTATTTTATGAGTCGGATTCATATAAACGAAACTTGACATGTTTTCATAATTTAGTGTGTAACTCTCTAAAATAAGATCAATTACTCCCTCCTGTATTTTTAAAGCGCATAAAATCCATAATGCcttatgttaattttaatatatttgaatatttttctttaatatctTATGTTGATTTCAATATTTTGAGTTCAATACATTTAAGGTTGTTTTACGCGCTCTGGATATATAGGAGTTGATGTAATTAGACTTATGTGAGAGAATGATAgactaaattatcaaaatatgtcaaatttgatttataCGAGTCCGTCCTACAAGTTACATTTGCTCACAAAGAAACAAAATGTAGCACAACTGCATCATTGATTGTTCTATTTGAAACAACATTTTCATTGACATTTTTTGTTCTTCATCTTCACAAATATAGATAAAGATGGTAGGCAAGGGACTTTGAATAAAAACAAATTGGAACAAAGATAGAAAAAGGATAATGACAATAATGGTGCCCACAAATGGAATACATCCCAGTATCTACAAGTTTTAGTAGTCCTTGGCAGTAGTATTCTAGTCAAGTAATAAGTCATCATGTCATGGGTTGGTAGTATCTACCCTAATTCTGGTCAGTGCATGTGTGTATATATGGCAGCTCCTACTGGCTAGACTTACTACATCCTAATCTAAGATTATTATCCAAGAAATGTTCATTTCAACCCTCTAACTTGgcatacaaaattaaaaaaagtccaAGTTCGTGGTTTTGAATAAAAACAAAGCTACATCTTATCAATTTTGAGCAGTTTACACCATAATCTCACGTCAGTCTTGGTGGTCAAAAGGtgtaaattcaattaaaattgacaagttgcagttgtttttgttcaaaataacaaacttagattttttttatcctttgaaCCAAGTTGGCAGGGCGAAATGAATGTTTATTGGATTATTATTTACCACTACCACCAAATTGTCTAAATATTTGAAACTGCAACGATATTTTTTGGGGAGAATTTTCAATATATGCAGAAACATATGATACAAAAAGAAATATTCTGAATATGATACCGTTTGGTTGTACAATCTTCATGGACCATTTTGGATACCAAATCAGGAACTCCAACTTGACGTTCATGACCTACACtgtacaaaattttaaaagaattgtTTGAACAAGTATCATTAAAGTCAAAAGAAAATGGATGGAATCACAAATTGACAGCAGAGATATGCATCACCATTCAAAGTTAGCAATGATTTAAATTTCTACAAATTTGTGGATGACTCACACATAAAAGTATCGACTAAGACAGAAAGCTTCTTGGTTCTGTGGTAATGCACTGATTAACCCTTTTGATATCACCGCCGGGACCAATTCTTTTATGAAGTTACATCACTAAATATCTTATCTCGTTGATGGTTTTAGCACATCAAAGTTAACTTGCAAGTATTTATCTAGCACATTCTTGAATGCCTGCGACAATAAAACATATTTCGAATTAAGTTTCCAATTAACTTAAGGTCTAAAACATCAAAATTACACAAGATAATCTTCATCCTTttcctcttttttcttttctattcttttcattgtctttcttttcttcttaaaaAAACAgggttaattaaaaataaattcacaaCTTTACATGAAATTAATGCGATTCTATCACGTCCTTTTAAAGTTGTCTATTTCTTTCACCagctaattttatttatttttgaaataacaTCACAGATTCAAAATCCGGTAATTTTCAGTTGGACACAACAAAAGGACATGCATTTCATAGCCACATCAGCTAAACATCATCGAATTTTGAATAAGTgatataaatgcaaaaaaaaagttggtGAATGAAATTGCTAACATTAAAATgacatgataaaattaaaatttaatgtaaagGTCATGAGTCTATTTGCGATTAaccccaaaaaaataaaagagtgaTTTATTGAAGAGAGAAAAATAACTCAATAATAATGAGGGTAAGTgatcaaaagataaaaataattaatttaacaataataataaagcaAAGCTCTCCATGTGTGTGTCAATAATCCCCAGCAAAAGTACTAGGACCATAAAATAATCATCTTCAATTATTATCAGATTAATTTGGACAGGATTCTGAATTGTCCAAAAAGTATCTACCTATGGGCATGCTTGCAAGATTCTTACTATCTACCTGCATTACATCAATGTTAAAGATGCAGATGCTAATTAACTAATGCATTTAAATTTCACTTAAACAATTCATCAAAATAAATTCACTTAAACAGTCATGCTATGAAGACATGAAAATGTAGAGAACCAAAAAGAACAAAGGCCATGAATAACTTTATAAAGACTGCTCATTTGTGAAAAACCCAATGTGGTCAAAGCAGAAATGGCTCAGAATGCCATAATGATATTGGGTACGATATGGAGTTGGATTCAGTCAGAAAAacttttaattcaaaataaaaaactagAACTCCTATGATATACAGATGTGCAACTTAGAACGTTTCTCCCTGCATGGCAACAGTAACATGACACAGCATGTACGCTTTTACAGGGAGAAATCCAATTATATGTATCTTATAGAGCTCGGATAATCAGCTCATCTTTTGGCCCACTAAATAAATTGGTTTCGTATCAGTATGATCATGGGCTTGTCATCATGTGAGATCACTGAAGAAACAAGATGATGACaacaaaatggaaaaaaaattcaaaagataTTTTGCAAGGCTTTTAGATTGTACAATAATTAAGTAGGGCcaattaaaattttcttataGTATTAGTTTTGGACTAGGGCTGGATTTGGTTTTGAATGGTCTTTGAAGTTGGTCAAGTTTGTTAAAAATCTGGATTGCAAATAATGTTTTCATCCCACTGCTGTTATCTATTCACATTCTAGATCTGCCAACCAGCTCTTGATGCATGTATGTAGAAAAAGTGCTATCTTGAACAGTTGGAGGTATAGGCAGTTGGAAGAAATGACAAACCATCAGATTCCTTTCTTGTGGTTGTGGAGACAAGACTAATACATTTTATTACAGAAAAGAGAGCATACTAGAAAGAGAAAGTTAGATTCTTTCAAGAATAGGAAAGGAGATGCCATATTTAAATAGACTAAAGATTGTTAAACCGATCAGTTGCTAGAAAAAAATATGTTCTATGCATTTTCAGTTGGATTTCCAGTTGAAGGAGCACTTGTGTCAATGAAGTATGCTAACATATGATACAGCATACAAGCTTCTCCATGAACTAATCTGAATTTCCAATTATATTCCCGAGCATGTAGAACTACTCTTACTTCTTCAACCACATGAAACAATAAATAAACCTATGAGGAAACTGATTTACATTCCAATGAACCTATATATCTACAtctaaaatatacaaatagaGAGAGTATGCATTTTGGTAAGAATTTAATTGATACGTGGACTTCAAAAATTATAAGATGAGTGGAACATGGAAATTACCTGTAGAGCAAATGATTCTTTCGCATTCAAAATTGCATCCATTGCAGAAAATTGGTCATCAAATGCAGCATAGAATACTTGGTAGAATTTGTTCCTGAAATTGTACTTGATGAGTTATAGAGCAATGTTGAAGCAGTTTGttctttcttttcaaaaataaaataatctcaCCGATCTTCTTCAGTGTTTTGCTGATCCATCTCATCAAATTTTTGTGTGAGTACCTCTGCTCCTATTGGTGAAAGCAAATGCAGTACCAGAGCCTCCAAGGTTCTTGGAAAATTGGACTGGAATAAGAGTGATGCAGAAGAAagaaaacattaagaaaaatatgGCAATGACATCAAATTCCAAAGATTAATGTATACGTAGCATATTTTTGAATACGATCGGTTTTAGATGAATTAATTATGAAAAATCCACATGCCCGTTTAAAGTGTAGGCTTAGTGAACTCACCGCCATAGCAAGAAGAACATTCTGAAGAATGTGTGGACCAAGAGTCCAAAGAATTTTCGCAACTGGATCATCATCCAGTACAAATATACTTCTCACAGTTTTATCATGCTGACTGCTAACCACAGAATCATTCGTGGAAGTTGACTTTACTGGTTGATTGAGATCAGTGAGGTTAACACGGTCATGAACCAAAGAAACGAGTTCGTGAAGAGCCTGCAGAGAAAATGGTTCCAACATATGCAAATTAATTCTGTGATCTTTATCTCTCCCTTGCAAATCCGTTTCTTGACAAGTATGGACAAAACCAGAGTCAGAGTGACTAGAATCTGGTAAAGAAAGAAAGACATGTCACCAGAAATCTCTTGGCACAAATTAAGTTGAAAAGATGTTTGTTGAAAACAAAAGTTATATGGCAGATAGGATATAGTGAATAATGGCATGGTGATCATACTGACCTGCCTTTCCATTACTCATAAGCTCGCATGTATGCATCTTTCTCATGTCAGGAGGAGAAGAAGTCTTCGGGAGCATGTGGTTCTGCCCTAATTTTATGTGTAACTAACATGTTAAGGGATTTGCCTGTAAACTtataatcaaaaacaaaaagcaaaagaaaattaaaaaaaattgcagtaTGCATGAGTCCCAACCAATAGGCACTGAATAAAACAAAACTGTGAAGATTGACCAATGTGTACTCATTTTTTCATTAGCATATAAAGTCTACAGGAATCTTAAACATAAAATTGCAAAGTTTTCAGGTATATAATCTAAGTgcagaaaaaaagaaaagaataatcTTTTTGATATATAGTACAGCCTAAAACAGCAGGAGCAATACTAAACCATATTCACAGATAAATGTCTACTAATAATTCTCAAAGCTATTTCAACAATCTATTTGGAAATCCTTTGCTTTTAGGTAACATGTACAAGCATGAACACAAActcaaatgtatttttttatatgaatagtGCATAAGAAAAGTATTCATATACAAACAATTTATATGATCTacaataataaacaatttgGAACCACTTAAAAGTAAGGGAAAGACATACCATTTCTTTGTCGGTCAATCTTGATTTCACAGCAATTGAGCAAACAAAACATGCCAAAGAAATATAACATAATTACATTAGCTTACTGGATTGCAAGAGCTATAAACAAACAGAACTGAGTTCACTTTCCACTAACAAGATACGGCAGAAAGattgaaaacagaaaattaaaagaGACTTTGAAACCTTTTCATTATCCTGCGCAAATAATAAGCATCCATGTGTTCTAACATGCTACACATAACATTGGACCTCCACCAAATGTTAACTGCAATGGTCAAATCATCGCTATCTACTTGGTGAAACCTGAAGCAATAAAGAACAATCTGCAATGGGTCATCTGATCAAACTATTGCTTAGACTTAGTTGAAgtaaataaatgattttataatGACTCAGTCAactttttcataaagttttttaCCAGAGTCGGCTAGCCAAAACACATATACTCAAGACTCGAGCTAATCTTGCAACATTTGATGATGAAGTTATTTTTCAACCATCCCAAAAAGAACAAATTAAATTACAGAATTTTATGCTTCTGAGATTAAAGAACATCCTTCATACCTTTCTTGTCTCAATCCAGTTAGAGGAAAAGCAAACGTTTTCATTTTAGAAAAGAAAGAATTTTTTTGGGATCTTTGTTCATACTTATGTCTACAAGTAATTTAAAGCGAGATTTCTTAGTTGGGATGGGCTTTAGTAGGGAACTATGCCATGGCAATCATTTTGCAAATTGCAATGGAAGAAGAGAATAAGGGTAGCATAAAACTATTGAACCTTACCAGCCTTCAGGGATGAATAGTGCATCACCTGCGTGAAGAACAACGACCTGAGAGTACCCCAAGGAGCCTTCTGCTCTTGGATACAATGAGAAATCAGGGTTTTCTAAAGAAACAGAACTGTCAGCcaggaaaagaaaaaatttagtAAAGGAAAAATGGGAACTGAATAAGACTATAGATTTAGATTAATAAGTGGGAAAAAATCTAGCCCAATTGCTTTTAAAAACTAATCAGTTTCTTTACTGTAGACTGTAGTAACTGACTGGACAGGAAATAGTGTCAAAAAATAGtgcaaaacacaaaaataacatACCTGTGATTTGAGGCTTCCCCATATATAGGCATCGGGTATAAAGATGGACTTGCAGAAGGGGGCCATAAGGTAACTGCAATAAAAAGAAGCTTgttatcatatattatatatggtTAGAGATTTAAGGTGCATAATATCAAAGAAAAAGTCAATTAAAATAAGCAAGCACAGAGCTCATCCAACTGAAAAATGAACGAGGAAAGAAAAACAAGCTCACTGAACCTTGCTTGCGACCAGCAATGATACATAGAACATTATGATGTGGGTCATAGTGACTACTTGATCTAGCATAAGCATTATTCATCCACAGATTAACAGAAGCTGGTTCTTTTGTCTCCAAGAAAACAGGCTGCACCGAGTAATCAACGATCAACAAACATTTCTTGTATGGGTAGCCACAGGCTCCATGCTAACGGAAAAGAAATTGAAggagaaaaaaaaacagaaaccaTTTGAATGTCTTCTCTAAGAGCTCCAAGTTGGACCCTTTCTAGATCCTCAGTATTCACAATCGGCACCTGAAATTACCAGCATCTTCTTAAATTATAGCATAAAAATCATTCATTGGGAGCCAATTAAAGTAGTAGTTACGCAGAACCAAGTCTGAATAACCTGGGCCAAATAGATTTTTTGAGGAGAATGTTCCTCTTCCGCAATAGAAACTACTGCAGGCTGATCATGCCCTTGGTCTGCTTTTAACATATGCTGCTTGCAATTGTCAATAAATGTGGAAAACGGAAATGGAACCTAAAGCAATAACAATTAAGCTTAAATTAATGTCTGtgctatatatatttaatacgaAAAGAGCGAGAGATTACCCTCTCATGACTTCTAAGATCACCATAAAAAACTGGCGCAGTTCGGGAGAGCATAGCCTCAACAGTGGATGTTCCTACCTTTTCCTAGAGAAATCACAGAGTTGAGCTTTATTGTAATAAATCGGTGTTGAAATCTCAAGAAAAATCACATTTCAAATGCGGCATGAAATGCATAATGATTTCTAGTATCAATTAAATGAAATGCAGCAAAAGTAAGAAATCAATTGAACTGAATAATGTTTATATTCATAGGCTTTCTAAACACACAATTTAAGAAATACTCGGgactaaaaaaattgtaagagACCTGCAAATAATCGAGGCCGCCGTTAGCTGGATTCCACCTGGTGAAAGCCTTCCATTGCTTAATGCATCCATTAAATACCtttatgaagaattaaacataaaaaaaacaagtgAATCagtaaaaatgttttaaactagTGAGTAAATTCAGTAGTACTTACGGCGGGAACATTTTTGGATTCAATCTGAGACTCGAAAACTGAAGGTGAGGGAATCTGCTCGAATCTTTCGATCTTCAATTGCTTAATCTCTTCCTCTTCCATGTCTGCAGcgtccttcttcttcttttttcctttGAAGCTGCAGCTTTCAATTTTTTGGAGTTTTTCAACTGCAATGGAAATGTTTAAACATGGGCCGTATAATACAACTTGGACGTTCGGGatgtgactcgtcaatttatatattattaaatgtattataattatataaatatttattttatttattattaatattaaattaattaaaaaaattgtttaattagaaaatatttttatgaattgaATTAAGactattaattatttagttataCTAATAAAATGAGTAGTAtatgtataattaattaattatagtattTGTTAAATCAAATTctaactttaataattaaaataattaattaattgtataatttattattaaatgacGAAATAACTTAACTTAAGTAATTAATACAAtggtatttaattttataatttattattaaatgacGAAACTACttaatttaagtaattaatACAATGGTATTCTGTTTTGAATCCAATTAGCAAACAAATTGCTTGGTTACCTTTTTTTAGTAATCAACATAGCAATATAGTACTTTAAATTAAACTCAAATTCATCATTAACTCAAATTTAGTTACCTTTTACTTTCCAAATTAAACTCAAATTCATCGTTAACTCAAATTCTAACTtttataattaacaaattaattttatatttaattattaaatgactaaaaactcaattaaataATCAGTTAGTCATACTGATATATGGTTCAGATgtgatttttaatgaaaattaacAACTTCTAATATATGGTTTGCTCAAAactaatcattaaaaattaattaatttttttagaataattgtttttatttattgtattcTAAGATGTCAATTTGTGATAAAGATACACATATAGAGGCCTCTAGATTTGAAGTAAGGTGTTAGACTTGGATATCATTcggttttaattattaggtaaaaattggaaaacgaaatattttatgtgatttaaatttaataaacataaaaaaaaaaaattacaattattaatttatattataataatagtaGTTTAGTAGAAATTCtctaaattagataatttagctatttttattttataattaattcatATTATAATGATAGTAGTTCAGTGGaagtaatttaatatttacaaataaaaaagacattATCGTAAATGTGCACCCTCCCCTCCCCCATTTTTATtttaggcttatccccttaaaaacccctcatcttttacccccaattcgtttgcaccctcacattgcaaaaccaccaaatatacccaaattacgacctttcactttcaattgcacactcaaacattaaattgatatcttttcacttgaaaaaataggttcatttttgttttaaataaaatattaagtcctattttaaaatatatgctaaaatttaaagtattgatttgaacatttttcaagtaaaaagaggtcaatttaatgtttgagggtgcaattgaaagtgaaaggtcgtaatttggatatatttggtgATTTTACAACATgaggtgcaaacgaattggggataAAAGGTGGGAgaattttaaggggataagccttcaTTTTATAATCAATTCATATTATGATGATAGTAGTTCAGTGGaagtaatttaatatttacaaataaaaaggACATTATCGTAAATGTGCCTATCCAACCACCCTCTCCCATCTcttccgtgcttttatatataactagttttgcattacgtgttacgcacgtggctcgtaatttGATTcgtcaaattatatattaattaaatttattattattaacattAAATTCAAGTGATAATGGAAGAGCAATAATAGTAACATcatcaatttttgttttatatgtgataattttatgtttatgtagTTAAATAGTAATTCatccttaatatttttaatattaaattagtatttAATAGCGCTATAAAAcgtgtttaaaatattacttaagTTAAACTACTATAAACATTGATTTAGAATACTGCATATACTAAATTATTTCTAATACAACCAAAagttactattttaattattatttaatgttattatagaatttaattatctattaataattaattaattaattaattaatcttaaATACTACTTAACTTAAACTACTTTTAATGTTAGAGTTTAAATATAACtttttaactaattaatatattctttttttaataaagtgtAATTTGACCATTAGAAGGAACAATAATTAAAGACATAATCTATACGAATAATAGATGACCTAGTTACATTAGGAGTTTTATTATTAATACAtagcttaaatttataattatattaaggACATTAATAAGGAGTTGACATTAGTTAGGAGTTTAATATATAACTTAATGTTAATAATAGGACACTAAAGTATACGTATAATAGATAATCTAGCTAGTTATATTAGGAGTTTTATTTCTAGTATATAACTcagtttaataattaaattgacaatAATAAGGAGTTTGACATTAATTAGAAGTTTAATTGATaacctaatattaataataaggACGTTAAGGTAaatgtgcctgtcccccccctatccgtgcttttatatatagtatagatagatagatatagatgtATCAATGATCTATCCAAAATCTAATGATCTACTAAaagtgtttttttatattaaaaaaaaaggtttatattaaaaaaaggtgagtaagcatttaaaaaaaaaacgaacgCATTTTTACAAACAATTATTTAACTCCTCACAACTTTCTTTTTtctattccaaaaaaaaaatcatacaagTCCCACATTGATATGCActattataatatcaaaaaaaattataccaatCGACAGCACCTTTTAAGTCcatacatttaaatttaaattcaaaaataatttagatttaattccTCCCGCAGAcacctttttttatttcaatattctGCACTAGTTCAGtaaatataaaatgatttttctGTATATAAATAAGGTTAAAACAAAACCACCAACCATGGGTGATTATCCCTCCACACAAAATAACAGTGTATATCCCTCCACACAAAATCACGGCATAAATGAAAATAGAACAGCTGGGGCCTAaggctaaaataaataaatatcagaAGAAATCACATGAAGTCGTAATCGTCAAGAGTATCGTAAGTATCAACCGCCAAATCGTCATCAGGCTTATCAACATGCAGCTGTTTCTTCTTTCCCCCTGCCAGAGTGGATAATTGAGAGACAAAGTTCAAGTGTCATTCTATAACAAATTTCACTGTAACATATCTAATctaattacttttaattttcgATTTCTAACTGAGATTTCGAGTTAATCAGCTATAACATAGattgttttcaaaattaagCACATCGGAAATCCTCAAAAGATGATCGTTGGTCGCCGGCAGACAAAAGATAACTGTCCTAAATACTATTGGAGAGAAACAAATAATTATCATACCGAAAGCAGAATGACAGGAACAGGATAAGGTGAGAATAGATACCTGTCTTCTTTTTACCAGCATTAGCTTCTTTCTCTGCTTTCAGCTTTTCATTTGCAATGGCAGTTACAGCAGATGCAACCTCTTTTGCATCTGCTGCCTTCATAGCAGTTATTGACAGTCTCATTACCGCCTTTAGTAATCCAATATAGTGAAAACTTTTCtgcattttgaaaacaaatttaGATTATCGAGCCAGAGGCTACACTACATCTACTGTCTGTCAACCACAAAACATAATTAACCATACCTCATATGGACGAATCTTATGAGAGATAAGTTCTGCATATTCCATGAAGTCACTCTCAGATTTAGGAATAAAAGTGTCAAGGGTCTTCCCATCTTCTTTCTTCCCAAACAGTTCTGCAGTAGATTTGTAATCAGCTTCTTCTACTAGCCTGAATTAATGTCAAACTTCTGGTCAGGAGAAAGCAGAAGAAATGAAAAGCATGGAAATACTAGTGAGCTTTACATCAAAATGTCAGATGAGTTATGGTCAGTATATCTGAAATGGATCAgacttaattttcttttttttacagTATTCATGTATTAAACAAGATTAAAAGCACTAAAACATAAATGCAGAATATACTAATCATTCAGACTTTCAAAACTCCAGTATGAAAGGAATAAATAAAGATAAGAGAATAGGAGTTAGCAACTATTATTTAAACCACTCAAGAACTAAAAGACAATTCCATAACTGAACATTTTGCACGACCAGAGTAACAGCATAGAGACCTTACATAACCATGCCCATCTCATTCTAAAATGGTAATTCTAAACAGTGACATCAAATATCTTCAAGCTGACTCGCTATAAGCAGAAAGGGGACTCTCTTTTACTAAGTAAAAACAATTAGTAGAGCCTGCAGACGTAATAATTACTGGAATGCCATTTCTTCAAAATAGTACAAAGCAGATGAAATTTTTGACTCTCATCAGAACCAAGAGAGTTGTCTAAGCAGCGGCAAATTTAAACTTCTCTTTACAGATTCAGGTCCATTTGAATGATTAAGAAATTTCGACGTTTCTTTAAGCTCTATGTTTGTGCAGGATACAGC
This window contains:
- the LOC126686816 gene encoding uncharacterized protein LOC126686816; translation: MMEDWEDDNIPPLLSKEQLKSKWDDEDMDENDVKESWEDEEEPAPVQQPVAKPPSEKASKKPGAKSTEKKGKTVEVEPEASEPLDPVAEKLRQQRLVEEADYKSTAELFGKKEDGKTLDTFIPKSESDFMEYAELISHKIRPYEKSFHYIGLLKAVMRLSITAMKAADAKEVASAVTAIANEKLKAEKEANAGKKKTGGKKKQLHVDKPDDDLAVDTYDTLDDYDFM
- the LOC126653551 gene encoding lysine-specific demethylase JMJ31, whose protein sequence is MEEEEIKQLKIERFEQIPSPSVFESQIESKNVPAVFNGCIKQWKAFTRWNPANGGLDYLQEKVGTSTVEAMLSRTAPVFYGDLRSHERVPFPFSTFIDNCKQHMLKADQGHDQPAVVSIAEEEHSPQKIYLAQVPIVNTEDLERVQLGALREDIQMPVFLETKEPASVNLWMNNAYARSSSHYDPHHNVLCIIAGRKQVTLWPPSASPSLYPMPIYGEASNHSSVSLENPDFSLYPRAEGSLGYSQVVVLHAGDALFIPEGWFHQVDSDDLTIAVNIWWRSNVMCSMLEHMDAYYLRRIMKRLTDKEMNHMLPKTSSPPDMRKMHTCELMSNGKADSSHSDSGFVHTCQETDLQGRDKDHRINLHMLEPFSLQALHELVSLVHDRVNLTDLNQPVKSTSTNDSVVSSQHDKTVRSIFVLDDDPVAKILWTLGPHILQNVLLAMASNFPRTLEALVLHLLSPIGAEVLTQKFDEMDQQNTEEDRNKFYQVFYAAFDDQFSAMDAILNAKESFALQAFKNVLDKYLQVNFDVLKPSTR